Proteins found in one Quercus robur chromosome 2, dhQueRobu3.1, whole genome shotgun sequence genomic segment:
- the LOC126715095 gene encoding FACT complex subunit SSRP1 produces the protein MTDGHLFNNISLGGRGGTNPGQLKVFSGGILWKKQGGGKAVEVDKADIMGVTWMKVPRSNQLGVRIKDGLYYKFTGFRDQDVTNLTNFFQNACGITPEEKQLSVSGRNWGEVYLNGNMLTFLVGSKQAFEVSLADVSQTQLQGKNDVILEFHVDDTTGANEKDSLMEISFHIPNSNTQFVGDENRPPAQVFRDKIMSMADVGAGGEEAVVTFEGIAILTPRGRYNVELHLSFLRLQGQANDFKIQYSSVVRLFLLPKSNQPHTFVVVTLDPPIRKGQTLYPHIVLQFETDFVVHSDLTMSEDLLNTKYKEKLEPSYKGLIHEVFTTILRGLSGAKVTKPGKFRSCQDGYAVKSSLKAEDGVLYPLEKSFFFLPKPPTLILHEEIEYLEFERHAAGGSNMHYFDLLIRLKTEQEHLFRNIQRNEYHNLFDFISGKGLKIMNLGDVQTADGVARVLQDEDDDAVDPHLERIKNLAGGDESDEEDEDFVIDKDDGGSPTDDSGEEESDASESGDEKEKPAKKESRKETSSKASSSKKKSRDGDEDGSKKKKQKKKKDPNAPKRAMSGFMFFSQMERENVKKTNPGIAFTEVGRVLGDKWKKMTVEEKEPYEAKAQQDKKRYKDEISGYKNPQPMNIDSGNESDSA, from the exons ATGACCGACGGTCACCTCTTCAACAATATCTCTCTCGGCGGCCGTGGAGGCACT AATCCAGGGCAGCTGAAGGTATTTTCAGGAGGCATTTTATGGAAGAAACAAGGAGGTGGTAAGGCAGTTGAGGTGGATAAAGCTGACATCATGGGGGTGACATGGATGAAGGTCCCAAGGTCAAATCAACTTGGTGTTCGGATCAAAGACGGGTTATACTATAAGTTTACCGGATTTCGAGACCAG GATGTCACAAATTTGACCAATTTCTTCCAAAACGCTTGTGGCATAACACCGGAGGAGAAACAACTTTCTGTCAGTGGACGGAATTGGGGAGAAGTTTATTTAAATG GGAATATGCTGACTTTTTTGGTTGGTTCAAAGCAAGCCTTTGAGGTATCTCTAGCAGATGTCTCACAAACTCAGCTTCAAGGGAAAAATGATGTAATCTTAGAGTTCCATGTGGATGATACAACTGGAGCTAATGAG AAAGATTCATTGATGGAGATAAGTTTTCATATACCTAATTCTAACACCCAATTTGTTGGTGATGAGAATCGTCCTCCTGCTCAG GTTTTCCGTGACAAAATTATGTCAATGGCAGATGTTGGTGCTGGAGGTGAAGAAGCTGTGGTTACCTTTGAGGGTATTGCTATCCTCACGCCAAG GGGGCGATACAATGTTGAACTTCATCTCTCATTCTTACGTCTCCAAGGACAAGCTAATGATTTCAAAATTCAGTACAGCAGTGTTGTTCGGCTGTTTTTACTTCCTAAG TCAAATCAGCCACATACATTCGTTGTTGTTACTCTTGATCCACCAATCCGTAAAGGGCAAACTTTGTACCCACATATTGTTTTGCAG tttgaaacTGACTTTGTAGTTCATAGCGACCTGACAATGAGCGAAGATCTTTTGAACACCAAATACAAGGAAAAGCTAGAACCTTCATATAAG GGGCTCATTCATGAAGTTTTTACAACAATATTGCGTGGCTTGTCTGGTGCCAAAGTTACTAAACCAGGAAAATTCCGTAGTTGTCAAGATGGTTATGCTGTGAAGTCATCATTGAAGGCTGAAGATGGGGTCCTCTATCCACTTGAAAAGAGTTTCTTCTTTCTACCAAAACCTCCTACGCTTATTCTTCATGAAGAG ATCGAGTATTTGGAATTTGAGAGGCATGCTGCTGGTGGCTCAAATATGCATTACTTTGATCTTCTTATAAGACTGAAAACTGAGCAAGAACATCTATTTCGGAACATCCAGAGGAATGAATACCATAATCTTTTTGACTTCATCAG TGGGAAGGGATTGAAAATTATGAACCTGGGAGATGTCCAAACTGCAGATGGTGTGGCACGTGTTCTTCaggatgaagatgatgatgctGTTGACCCACATCTTGAGCGCATTAAGAATCTAGCTGGTGGAGATGAGAGTGATGAAGAG GATGAAGATTTCGTCATTGACAAAGATGATGGAGGTTCTCCAACTGATGATTCTGGGGAGGAGGAATCCGATGCTAGTGAAAGTGGAGATGAGAAAGAG AAGCCTGCCAAAAAGGAATCCAGAAAAGAGACATCTTCGAAGGCATCTTCTTCTAAGAAGAAATCTAGAGATGGAGATGAAGATGgttcaaagaagaagaaacagaaaaagaaaaaggacccAAATGCACCCAAGAGGGCAATGTCTGGTTTCATGTTCTTCTCACAAATGGAAAGAGAG AATGTAAAGAAAACCAACCCTGGAATTGCGTTTACAGAGGTGGGAAGAGTTCTTGGAGATAAGTGGAAAAAGATGACAG TGGAGGAGAAAGAACCATATGAAGCAAAGGCTCAGCAAGATAAAAAACGTTACAAGGATGAAATCAGCGGCTACAAGAACCCACAACCAATGAATATAGATTCAGGAAATGAATCAGATAGCGCATAG